Below is a genomic region from bacterium.
TTATATAGACCCGCCATACAACACGGGCGGCGACTTCGTGTATAAGGACAACTTTGCCGCACCGCTCGACAACTATCTCAAGCAGACCGGCCAGAAGAACGGCAACGGCGAGCATCTCACAACCAACAAGGAGACCAACGGCCGCTTCCACAGCGACTGGCTTTCAATGATGTACCCACGCCTCAAGCTCGCGTGGAATCTTTTGCGTGATGATGGAGTGATATTTGTTTCGATTGACGATAACGAAGTGCATCATTTGCGAATACTAATGAATGAGATTTTTGGTGAGGAAAACTTCATCACTAATTTTGTTTGGCACTCTAGTACAGGTGGTGGTATCAGAAGCAAGTTTGCAAACCAGTCTCATCAATACGTTCTATGCTATGCAAAGAGTGTAGAAGACGTTGAGATGTTCTATGCGCCTCTTTCTGAAGATGCGAAGAAGCAATATAAGAAAGAGGATGAAAAAGGAGTCTATCGGGAGAAGGATTTTGCTTGGAAAAACTCATCGTGGGGAGCAAATCAAAAATACTTCATCGAGTGTCCTGATGGTGAAAAAGCGAGACCAAAGGACGGGTATCTTTACCGCTTCATCGAACCAACTTTCAAGGAGAGTCTGGCAAATAATATGGTTGTCTTCAAAGAAGCAAGAAATAGTCCACTGGTAAATGAAAAAGGCGAGCAATCAAAATGGAACATCTATATCAAAAAGTATTTAGGTGATGGGACAGGTGCTCCTTCATCAGTCATTCCGCGAGATTTAGTAGGAATCAATAATGAAGGCACTACAGAACTCAATGAACTGTTTGGTTCGAGTTTGTTTGAAAGCCCGAAGAATGTCCGGCTTTTGACATACCTACTCTCGTTAGCAGATAGCGATGATGGCGACATAATCCTCGATTTCTTTGCTGGCTCTGGTAGCACCTCTCACGCAGTGATGGCTCT
It encodes:
- a CDS encoding site-specific DNA-methyltransferase; protein product: MNKQSSNNKKVHLTSANLSEEKLFELRRILPEAFSENKIDWEKLRTVLGDAVDAHIEKFGFTWAGKSNAIKNVLIPSKATLNPAPDESVKFDESENLFIEGDNLEVLKLLQKAYFEKVKMIYIDPPYNTGGDFVYKDNFAAPLDNYLKQTGQKNGNGEHLTTNKETNGRFHSDWLSMMYPRLKLAWNLLRDDGVIFVSIDDNEVHHLRILMNEIFGEENFITNFVWHSSTGGGIRSKFANQSHQYVLCYAKSVEDVEMFYAPLSEDAKKQYKKEDEKGVYREKDFAWKNSSWGANQKYFIECPDGEKARPKDGYLYRFIEPTFKESLANNMVVFKEARNSPLVNEKGEQSKWNIYIKKYLGDGTGAPSSVIPRDLVGINNEGTTELNELFGSSLFESPKNVRLLTYLLSLADSDDGDIILDFFAGSGSTSHAVMALNQKDGINRKWIVVQLPEKTDTDSAAYKAGYKTIAELSVERIRRAAKKLDVQDGFKVFRLAASNYPENTFEFDPDKAEEENKAAFEDYLKQAKRAKLIDDLDETSVIYENIVKEGFSLNSKIQEGVPGNNKVYTITDGDRQFSICLDRSIDDTTVKNITEWAKGATFICFDNALSDSQKANLGLHVELKTI